In Paenibacillus sp. 1781tsa1, one DNA window encodes the following:
- a CDS encoding nuclear transport factor 2 family protein: MSTTSAVTMLNNYFRLFDASRTDERAMQDLLSLFTPDAEIVLNGTSRTGFDGFMKAFYEYNKDVKHMWDAWVQQPDGSYQTNWAVCGQAADGTVYAKAGIDIARVNEAGQIVYLENVQADQNAFSKYNQ, translated from the coding sequence ATGAGTACTACAAGTGCAGTTACCATGTTGAACAACTATTTCCGTTTATTTGATGCTTCACGCACAGACGAGCGCGCCATGCAGGATTTATTGTCCCTGTTTACACCGGACGCAGAAATTGTACTTAACGGTACCAGTCGAACAGGGTTCGATGGTTTTATGAAAGCTTTCTACGAGTACAATAAGGACGTAAAACATATGTGGGACGCGTGGGTGCAACAGCCTGACGGCAGCTACCAAACCAACTGGGCGGTATGCGGACAAGCGGCAGACGGAACAGTATATGCCAAAGCAGGCATTGATATCGCACGTGTAAACGAAGCGGGGCAGATTGTGTATCTGGAGAACGTACAGGCCGACCAGAATGCATTCAGCAAGTATAATCAGTAA
- a CDS encoding helix-turn-helix transcriptional regulator gives MRTPTIPMASELKLTTVCNALGDPIRMKIAHCLASSGEKNCSAFEVDHISKSTLSHHIKILREAGVIQPRIEGKQHFYSLRKEELEVRFPGLVEMILNTCEEYAH, from the coding sequence ATGAGAACTCCAACGATACCTATGGCTTCGGAACTGAAACTGACCACGGTCTGCAATGCATTGGGTGATCCGATCCGTATGAAAATTGCACACTGTTTGGCCAGCTCTGGCGAGAAAAATTGTTCCGCCTTCGAAGTAGACCATATTTCCAAATCCACATTGTCCCATCACATCAAAATTTTACGTGAAGCCGGCGTGATCCAGCCACGCATTGAAGGTAAACAGCACTTTTATTCCCTACGAAAGGAAGAATTAGAGGTCCGTTTTCCAGGTCTTGTCGAGATGATTCTGAATACATGCGAGGAATACGCACATTAA
- a CDS encoding carbohydrate ABC transporter permease, translating to MWEHRAIYVAISPFYILFAVFGLFPIGFSLYLAFHKWDGIGIMTYNGFNNFKYMLTDAEFWQAVGNTFMIWIYSTIPMLFFALIIAFLLHAPFVKFRTLFRVGYFLPNVTSIVAVAIIFGALFANNYGFLNYLLQSVGLPVVEWMNAPWGIKVAISSMVVWRWTGYNAVIYLAGLQSIPQTLYEAAKIDGASAIQSFFRITIPMLRPVILFTVITSTIGGMQLFTEPQVLVGNDGGAGAAGMTIVLYLYRESFINNYFGYGAAVGWGMFLIIALFSIVNWKLVQGKSS from the coding sequence ATGTGGGAGCATCGTGCAATCTATGTTGCGATATCGCCGTTTTATATTCTGTTTGCCGTTTTTGGCCTATTCCCTATCGGGTTCTCGCTCTATCTAGCTTTTCATAAATGGGATGGCATCGGGATCATGACGTACAACGGGTTTAACAATTTCAAATACATGCTGACCGATGCCGAGTTCTGGCAGGCCGTGGGCAACACCTTCATGATCTGGATCTATTCGACAATTCCAATGCTCTTCTTCGCATTGATTATTGCCTTTCTGCTACATGCACCATTTGTGAAGTTCCGTACATTATTTCGGGTCGGTTATTTCCTGCCTAACGTCACGTCCATTGTGGCGGTAGCCATTATCTTCGGTGCCTTATTTGCCAACAATTATGGCTTTCTCAATTATCTGCTGCAGTCGGTCGGGCTACCTGTTGTGGAATGGATGAATGCACCATGGGGCATCAAAGTTGCGATCTCCTCCATGGTGGTCTGGCGCTGGACCGGATATAACGCCGTTATCTATCTGGCCGGGCTACAGAGTATCCCGCAGACGTTATACGAAGCAGCCAAGATTGACGGGGCATCTGCGATACAGTCCTTTTTCCGCATCACAATCCCGATGCTGCGTCCTGTCATCCTGTTCACGGTCATTACATCAACCATCGGCGGTATGCAGCTGTTCACCGAGCCGCAAGTATTGGTAGGCAATGATGGCGGCGCGGGTGCAGCAGGCATGACGATTGTACTGTACCTCTACCGTGAATCCTTCATTAACAATTACTTCGGATACGGCGCTGCTGTTGGCTGGGGTATGTTCCTCATTATCGCCCTGTTCTCAATTGTGAACTGGAAGCTTGTTCAAGGCAAATCATCCTGA
- a CDS encoding ABC transporter substrate-binding protein yields MVCVLLISGCSIWPGQDDSANNKKVTLTLWYWNRSIDDKLIARAKEKFPNIELTAQKIGGDFKAKLKTTLAARSGEPDIVALNDWIMELFPSEDRFYNLYDLGAGDIEDQYLPWKWKQGVTPNGQMIGFPMDTGPTALFYREDLFKEAGLPSDPEDVTRQMNSWDAYAAAGEKIKEKFGGKVFLTDNIATVYNQVLSQSAERYFRPDGSFIGMDSPTVRKSWDTAVAFKEKGLLANADGWTPGWNAAMNNGEVASFVGAVWMKQVLQEAAPDTSGKWRVARAPGGDGNNGGSFLSILKSSEHPQEAFELVRWLQSPENQLEQYQTLNLFPSAPGVFDDPAMKEKEPFFGGQATGPVFAESAQQVPDAFFGERYPSVHNIITRRLNDIAKQNANPQQVWTDTVHRVERELQR; encoded by the coding sequence ATGGTCTGCGTCCTGCTCATAAGCGGATGCTCCATCTGGCCCGGACAGGACGATTCAGCGAACAACAAAAAGGTAACGCTTACATTATGGTACTGGAACCGTTCCATTGATGATAAGTTGATTGCCAGGGCTAAAGAAAAGTTCCCCAATATCGAACTGACAGCTCAGAAAATCGGCGGTGATTTCAAAGCAAAACTCAAAACAACACTCGCTGCACGCTCAGGTGAGCCAGACATTGTGGCACTGAACGACTGGATCATGGAGCTATTCCCCAGTGAGGACCGTTTCTATAATCTGTATGATCTCGGCGCAGGAGATATTGAAGACCAATATCTGCCGTGGAAATGGAAGCAAGGCGTTACGCCAAATGGACAGATGATCGGATTCCCCATGGATACGGGACCGACAGCCCTCTTCTACCGAGAAGATCTTTTCAAGGAGGCCGGATTGCCATCTGATCCTGAAGACGTTACACGTCAGATGAACAGCTGGGATGCCTATGCTGCTGCCGGAGAAAAGATCAAGGAAAAATTCGGTGGAAAGGTGTTTCTGACCGACAATATTGCAACCGTTTACAATCAGGTCTTATCGCAGTCTGCGGAGCGTTATTTCCGCCCGGATGGGTCCTTTATCGGTATGGATTCCCCTACTGTGCGCAAGAGCTGGGATACGGCCGTTGCCTTTAAAGAGAAAGGCCTGCTTGCCAATGCAGATGGCTGGACTCCGGGCTGGAACGCAGCGATGAATAACGGTGAAGTCGCCTCGTTCGTGGGTGCTGTCTGGATGAAGCAAGTCCTTCAGGAAGCTGCCCCGGATACATCCGGGAAGTGGCGGGTGGCTCGGGCTCCGGGAGGGGATGGCAACAACGGGGGATCATTCCTGTCTATCCTGAAGTCGAGTGAACATCCTCAGGAAGCTTTTGAACTGGTTCGCTGGCTGCAAAGTCCCGAGAATCAGTTGGAGCAATATCAGACATTGAACCTGTTCCCTTCCGCACCAGGTGTATTTGACGACCCTGCCATGAAAGAGAAGGAACCCTTCTTCGGCGGGCAGGCGACCGGTCCTGTATTTGCCGAATCGGCACAGCAAGTGCCGGATGCTTTTTTTGGTGAAAGATACCCCTCTGTACACAACATTATTACGCGAAGGCTGAATGATATCGCGAAGCAAAATGCCAATCCACAGCAGGTTTGGACGGATACGGTACACCGCGTTGAGCGGGAATTGCAGCGGTGA
- the gntK gene encoding gluconokinase — translation MASSPYMIGVDIGTTSTKAVLFEQNGTIVAQGSADYPLHTPTPAIAEQDAEDIFKAVIQSVKQATSKAGVKPDEILFVSFSSAMHSILPVDKHGTPLMRAMTWADNRSAEWTEVLKSEMNGHEIYLRTGTPIHPMSPLTKIMWLTRDQPELFQQTHKFISMKEYVFYKLFSEYVIDHSMASATGLMNLEKLDWDAEALHVAGITPEHLSRLVPTTHVLKHGLHPEYAKEMGIAFTTPFVIGASDGVLSNLGVNAIDPGVVAVTIGTSGAIRTVVDKPVTDPKGRFFCYALTEDAWVIGGPVNNGGVIFRWIRDELAASEVETAKRLGIDPYEVLTRVAENVPPGSEGLLFHPYMTGERAPLWNPNARGSFFGLTLHHKKEHMIRAALEGVLFNLYTVMLAIEEKIGRPKKIQATGGFARSELWRQMMADIFDQDVIIPESIESSCLGAAVLGLYALGRIDSLSAVSGMIGSTHRHQPDPDSVRVYRELLPIFIRISRKFEEEYADIAAFQNKTMQG, via the coding sequence ATGGCTTCTTCACCCTATATGATCGGCGTAGATATCGGCACAACCTCCACCAAGGCCGTCTTGTTCGAGCAGAACGGCACCATTGTGGCTCAAGGCAGTGCCGATTATCCGCTGCACACCCCCACACCTGCGATTGCGGAGCAGGATGCGGAAGATATTTTCAAAGCAGTCATCCAATCGGTCAAACAGGCTACCTCCAAAGCAGGAGTTAAGCCGGACGAGATCCTATTTGTCTCGTTCAGTTCAGCCATGCACAGCATTCTGCCAGTCGATAAACACGGTACACCGCTGATGCGGGCCATGACATGGGCAGATAATCGCAGTGCCGAGTGGACTGAAGTACTCAAATCGGAGATGAATGGTCACGAAATCTATCTGAGAACAGGGACGCCGATTCATCCGATGTCCCCACTCACCAAGATTATGTGGCTCACTCGGGATCAACCTGAACTGTTCCAGCAGACGCACAAATTCATATCCATGAAAGAATATGTGTTCTATAAATTATTTTCTGAATACGTCATTGACCACTCCATGGCCTCCGCCACCGGACTCATGAATCTGGAGAAACTCGACTGGGATGCAGAAGCACTCCATGTGGCGGGCATCACGCCGGAACACCTGTCCCGATTGGTACCGACCACCCATGTGCTGAAACATGGATTGCACCCGGAGTACGCCAAGGAGATGGGCATTGCGTTCACCACACCGTTTGTTATCGGGGCCAGTGATGGTGTGCTCTCCAATCTGGGCGTTAACGCCATTGATCCAGGCGTTGTTGCCGTGACCATTGGTACCAGTGGAGCGATTCGTACCGTCGTGGACAAACCGGTGACCGATCCGAAAGGACGCTTCTTCTGTTATGCACTCACAGAGGATGCGTGGGTAATTGGCGGACCCGTGAACAACGGCGGTGTTATTTTTCGCTGGATTCGGGACGAGTTAGCGGCTTCCGAGGTAGAGACCGCGAAACGACTTGGCATTGATCCATATGAAGTGCTCACTCGTGTCGCCGAAAATGTACCTCCGGGTTCGGAAGGGCTCTTGTTCCATCCGTATATGACGGGTGAGCGGGCTCCGCTCTGGAATCCCAATGCACGTGGCTCGTTCTTCGGCCTGACGCTGCATCATAAGAAAGAACATATGATTCGCGCTGCGCTTGAGGGTGTATTGTTTAACCTGTACACAGTCATGCTGGCGATTGAAGAAAAGATCGGTCGGCCGAAAAAGATTCAGGCGACAGGCGGCTTCGCCCGCTCCGAGCTGTGGCGGCAAATGATGGCGGATATTTTCGATCAGGATGTCATCATTCCCGAAAGTATTGAAAGCTCCTGTCTCGGTGCAGCCGTACTGGGCTTGTACGCCCTCGGACGAATCGATTCCCTGAGTGCCGTCTCCGGCATGATCGGATCAACGCACCGACACCAACCGGACCCGGACAGTGTCCGTGTCTATCGGGAACTGTTGCCGATCTTCATCCGCATCTCCCGCAAATTTGAAGAAGAGTATGCGGATATTGCTGCTTTTCAGAACAAGACGATGCAAGGATAG
- a CDS encoding carbohydrate ABC transporter permease, whose product MATKHLKSLVLYTGLIGGMLISMFPFYWLIVMSTRTTSDIYKFPPQLWFGGELWNNITRVLQQIDFWGAFLNTLFVSGLVTILVLFFDSLAGFAFAKFEFPGKKWLFVLLLATMMVPSQLSLVPSFVLMATFGWVGSFKALIIPGMVNAFGIFWIRQYATESIPNDLLDAGRIDGCNFFRLYWNVALPILRPAFAFLGAFTFIGVWNDYLWPLIVLTDERKYTLQIALSQLNGLYNTDYAMVIAGTLLAVIPLIIMFLFISRQFISDIAAGAVKD is encoded by the coding sequence ATGGCGACCAAACACCTCAAATCGCTGGTGTTGTATACCGGTCTTATCGGGGGCATGCTCATATCCATGTTCCCGTTCTATTGGCTGATTGTAATGTCCACCCGGACAACGTCCGATATCTACAAGTTTCCACCGCAGCTCTGGTTCGGGGGCGAATTGTGGAATAATATTACGCGAGTGTTGCAGCAGATTGATTTTTGGGGCGCCTTTCTGAATACGCTGTTTGTGTCGGGCCTCGTGACCATTCTGGTACTGTTTTTTGACTCACTGGCAGGGTTTGCGTTTGCGAAGTTTGAATTTCCCGGCAAAAAGTGGCTCTTCGTCCTGCTGCTTGCCACCATGATGGTACCTTCCCAGCTGTCGCTGGTGCCCTCTTTCGTGCTGATGGCCACGTTCGGCTGGGTCGGTTCCTTCAAAGCCCTTATTATTCCGGGCATGGTGAACGCCTTCGGGATCTTCTGGATTCGCCAATATGCTACGGAGTCTATTCCGAATGATCTGCTCGATGCAGGACGCATCGACGGCTGTAATTTCTTCCGGCTCTATTGGAACGTAGCGCTGCCGATTCTGCGACCTGCCTTTGCTTTCCTCGGCGCGTTCACCTTTATCGGCGTATGGAATGATTATCTGTGGCCTTTGATCGTCCTGACGGATGAGCGTAAGTACACCTTGCAGATTGCATTGTCTCAATTAAACGGGCTGTATAACACAGACTACGCGATGGTGATCGCAGGTACGTTGCTTGCCGTCATTCCGCTGATCATCATGTTCCTGTTCATCAGCCGCCAGTTTATTTCGGATATTGCCGCAGGAGCGGTGAAGGATTAA